The Silene latifolia isolate original U9 population chromosome Y, ASM4854445v1, whole genome shotgun sequence sequence TGCTGCTTCCGGACCTAGACCAGCTGATAAACCAAGTTCATATGGATTTTCCGGTGGAGCCGGTGGGCCTATTAGCGAAACCCCAAGCCTAAGTCATGCTTAGTATTACTAATccacaattttttttaattgtctAATTACTACTCCATATACTCCAATATCCGATAATCAAAGTAACACATATTTATACAGGCATGCTACCATGTTATGATCTTATTACCATCAAACCTGTaacattttcttctcttttcttttattttatcttttaaaaCATTCAATTTAAGTTTCACTTAACTATAAAACGCCTTTACTGCTATTAATTATAAATAACCAAAAATCAATTACTTAGTACTGCTCCCTCCATTTCAAgtatttacttttattgttaataatttttCAAAATATTACATTTTCAACCAAacaaattaatatataaataaaatattcatAATCAAAGAACATTATTATTAGATATTAGAGAACATTAGAGATACAAGATGAGATTCAACATTTGACCACTGACCGGTCATTGAAAGACCAAGAAGAAGATTCACACCTCGACTCCAAAAATGGCCCTTtaggtgtgtttggattgaggtatttggagagaaaagaaagggaaggagagtaggggatttaaaatcccttattTGGATAGCTAATAAGGTGgcgggaaatggagggggagcgATTTGGAGAGATTTAATTTTCCTCTTCCAAGCATAATCAAAATCTcttcacaataggcaagatttggagtgaaattgtatccaaacaaccacacttcattccccctccccttcccttctctcccttccccttccctccttccccctctcCTCCCTTTCTCttcacttttgctatccaaacacacccttaaagtTGACCTTACGGATAGATATGACTTTAAAAAGCTCACTTTTTCGATCaatttgtttcctttgttggCCGTGACTTGTCAGTTGTCAACTGTCATGACTCTACTTTGGATATGCCTCGGCTAGACCTTGACTACGTCTTCTCGACTCTTAGGGTATGTTTGAATTGAGTGATttagagggaaaagaaagggagggagagtggGAGATTGaaaatcctttgtttggatagcaaataagaaaggagggaaatggagggggagagatttggagggttccattttccttcctccaAGGCAAATTAGAATCTCTTCACAATAGACAAGATTTAGAAAGAAATTGTATCCAAGCACCCACTCCCCTTTCATtcccttatttgctatccaaacaagggattttaaatctcctactctccctctctttcttttcctttcaaatctctcaatccaaacacaccattAGGATGGTTTACTAGTTCTAGCTCCCATATACTCGTTCAGCTGTGTATCACCCAGCCCGGAGAAACCAAATTTGCAAGGGCATTCGCAAACTACAGACACTGCCGTTTACCCGGCCTGTCGGTCCAAAAAAtaggtacaaaaaaaaaaaactgctaTCATTAACTACAAACGGTGAGGATCTCGCTCACTATCTGAGTTATGCCTATCATACTCTCGTCCTCGACTTCTTCCTACACTCGTACAACCGGGATTTGCATTTGAAGAAGGACGCCAAGTGGGATTTTGATGACTATTCGACGCATTTCTTGAGGGCCAGAAGCTACCAGTTTGACCTCCCCTGTAATTAGCTTCAGGAGGCGATATTCTCAGGCTTCCCAATCTTGTATTCACATTTGAGGCACAAGTAGTCGACATTGTGCTTCTGTTTGAATCCGGTGCTGATAAAGGATGCTGTTTGAACCATCCTTGAGAAGCAGTAGAATTAGCAGATTGGCCATAACCTATTTGACTTTCCTGGTTTGGAGAGCAATTACTGTAAGGTTCGGAAATGTTGAAATTATTTCCATTCCCAGACCACGATGAGTTACCATAACCACCGTAACTTTGCTGGTTTTGAGGGCGATTACCGTAAGATTCAGAAATGTTGAAATTGTTTCCACTCCCTCTACTGGTGCCAGACCTCGATGATTGACCATAACCACTGTAACTTAGCTGATTTTGAGGGCGATTACTGTAAGGCTTGGAAATGTTGAAGCTATTTCCATTCCCTCTACCAGCACCAGACCAACCGGTTCCAGCATGTTTGTGCATCATTGCTTCATCAGTTCCAACTTTCTTGGGGCATTGTTGCGCTTGAGTACTATATCTACTCAATAGAGTGATCATGAGACAACATCAATTTATAATGTTTCAATCCCAAGACCGTCTCATACGAAAAATTGTACATATAGAAGAAAACGAGTAAGCAAATTGTTCTCATACCTAGTGCCAGGCTGCCTTCCCGTCCACTCATGCCAGATCGGTATCTCCTCAATGTCATTCTCGGATACAGTCTGCATATGAAGCGACAGTTATAGCAACTAACACTAATTAGATAACGACAAATGACAATTTGATACACCTACTTCATGTTTGTGTACCTTTTCGGGGAGTTGAACACCTTCTAACAAGCAAGGTGGTAGTACATTTGCCATAGGCAACTTAAAGTTGCAACACCTAGAGAAAACATCCAAATGAATACATTTTTTTCTGAAATACAAAAGTTGAAGGTGCGACAAACATTAAAAATTTAAGCTTACATAATGTAATAGGATCTTGCGCATTCACAATATTTTGAAATTTCACTTTCTTTTCCGAATGCTGAATAATGTAGTCAAAGATAACTTCCGCACAACTACAACAACatcattaccccagtgcctcaatggctcccgcaaattgcggggtagggGGACGGATGTCTGTGATCTTACCTTGTGTTAGAACACAAAGAaaatttccgaatgacccaagattaaaattgcgtcgagaactgcatcgaaggaaCGCCACTTCATAAAAGAAAGAAGCGCAGCCACTTTAGTGaaccattttgatttattccattataatcctaACCAAAGTGTAATGAGtttttggctccattggaaatatggaaacAACTTCCGCACAACTATGCAAAAAAAAAGGCGGAGTTTCAGTAGCAAAGATCAATTTTAAC is a genomic window containing:
- the LOC141627468 gene encoding uncharacterized protein LOC141627468; this encodes MANVLPPCLLEGVQLPEKTVSENDIEEIPIWHEWTGRQPGTSTQAQQCPKKVGTDEAMMHKHAGTGWSGAGRGNGNSFNISKPYSNRPQNQLSYSGYGQSSRSGTSRGSGNNFNISESYGNRPQNQQSYGGYGNSSWSGNGNNFNISEPYSNCSPNQESQIGYGQSANSTASQGWFKQHPLSAPDSNRSTMSTTCASNVNTRLGSLRISPPEANYRGGQTGSFWPSRNASNSHQNPTWRPSSNANPGCTSVGRSRGREYDRHNSDSERDPHRL